In one Magallana gigas chromosome 7, xbMagGiga1.1, whole genome shotgun sequence genomic region, the following are encoded:
- the LOC105332584 gene encoding D-beta-hydroxybutyrate dehydrogenase, mitochondrial gives MRVAEFIGLQFFESAYLFVLFCIPIVVAQKYIGTIVLLILISLAISTLLKKLFYKPVDIKGQGVLITGCDTGFGNAFAMRLDAMGFTVFAGCLNPESEGAKRLKEEASGQIHVLKMDINSDADVKSVLDYVNETHKSSGCGLWALVNNAGVNFLGDIDFCTMDMYHRIMNVNLFGMVRTTKAFLPLLRKSKGRVVNVTSVRGRCVFPVASAYSMAKYAGEAFSDGLRLEMRKFGVKVVVVEPGNFGGATGMLNEKSLAIMRRDFDTMWAEAGEEVRETYGKEYLDRLFEGAKGTSATSYPTLAPVLDALEDAVVNQNPRIRYLVDGGSGLMDEFCWLARLNSFLPEPVMDWVVSRLLSRELPPLKSSTQ, from the exons atGAGGGTTGCAGAGTTCATCGGGTTACAGTTCTTTGAGTCAGCCTACCTATTTGTGCTGTTCTGCATCCCAATAGTAGTGGCACAGAAATACATAGGAACAATTGTCTTGTTAATTCTAATTTCCTTGGCAATATCAACATTGTTGAAAAAACTATTTTACAAGCCAGTAGACATAAAAGGACAAGGAGTGCTCATCACCGGCTGTGATACAG GATTTGGAAATGCCTTTGCCATGAGACTGGATGCGATGGGGTTTACAGTATTTGCAGGCTGCTTAAACCCCGAGAGTGAGGGAGCAAAGAGGCTAAAGGAAGAAGCATCTGGACAGATCCATGTTCTAAAAATGGATATCAACAGTGATGCTGATGTTAAGTCAGTCCTGGATTATGTAAATGAAACACATAAGTCCTCAGGCTGTG GGTTATGGGCACTGGTCAACAATGCAGGAGTCAATTTTCTTGGGGACATTGACTTTTGTACAATGGATATGTACCACAGAATCATGAATGTCAATTTATTTGGAATGGTTAGAACTACAAAAGCTTTTCTACCACTCTTAAGGAAAAGCAAAG ggcGAGTAGTAAATGTGACCAGTGTCAGGGGGCGCTGTGTGTTTCCTGTAGCTTCAGCGTATTCAATGGCCAAGTATGCAGGGGAAGCCTTCTCTGATGGCCTGAGGCTGGAGATGAGGAAGTTTGGGGTAAAAGTTGTGGTAGTTGAGCCGGGAAACTTTGGAGGAGCTACTGgaatgttaaatgaaaaatct TTAGCCATCATGAGGCGAGACTTTGACACAATGTGGGCGGAGGCGGGAGAAGAGGTGAGAGAAACGTATGGTAAGGAGTACCTGGATCGCCTGTTTGAGGGAGCCAAGGGAACCTCAGCCACCTCCTACCCCACCCTGGCCCCCGTCCTGGATGCCTTAGAGGATGCAGTGGTTAACCAGAATCCTCGGATACGATACCTCGTGGATGGGGGGAGTGGCCTCATGGATGAATTCTGT TGGCTGGCCAGGCTGAACTCCTTCCTACCAGAGCCAGTGATGGACTGGGTTGTATCCAGACTGCTGTCGCGAGAGCTTCCTCCTCTGAAGTCTTCCACACAGTAG